CTTTATCGGAAGCTGGCTCTAGCGAAGTTTGCAAAGTTGTGGCGTATTTGAAGAATCATGAAGTATGTATAGTAAAGATATTTCACAGTGGTAAATTACGCGCTCGTCAAACGGCAGAGATATTCGCTCAACAACTAGGAGTGAGTACCATTTGTGAAATTGGCGGGATGAATCCAAACGATAATGCAAGTCAGTTAATCGAACAAATAGTTGAGAGTAATGTAATGTATGTTGGGCATCTTCCAAACATTCAAAATGTTGTATCTCATTTGGTCTCCAAAAGTGAAGATAATCCTGTCGTGCACTTTCAAAATTCTGCGGTCGTATGTGTTGAATTGGAAAATGGCGTTGGAATTATAAAGTGGTTTATCACGCCAACAATGTGTTAAGGTAAAAAGTCTAACAAGGGCATGAACACTGACGGCGCTAAAGACGCGCCGCAGGTTATGCCATGGCGTTATATGCAAATCAACAAGCAGAAAGGATGGAGACTATAACAAAGGATGCATTCTTAACCAGACGTTGGAACAATATACTATCTGTGGGACTGGGAATTCCCTGTTGATATATATTGCCGTGGTCTTATCCACTTCAGTATTGTCAGACTTCGCAAGCTTTATCGGGATTGTGATTGCCGGGGGGGGTTACTGAGTGGTTGTCGAGCTGCATGCAGCCGTGCGGTTCGCATGGCTTTGGAAAAACTCAACTGGCAACGTTTCATTCAAACAGAGCCTTATTAACCGGCTCATCTTTATTGCCTACAATGTTGTCTGGTGGATACCGATAGTACTTCCCTTTACCAAGACAATCAACTACATTGCGGGTTTTATGACGTTCACTATAATTACTGTTGTAAGGCTCAGTGCTAATCTCTATAGGAACAACGTCCTCACGTTGGAGCAGGCCGTAAGTTTTCCCTTCAGGATTCCCTGAATTGAAGTATAATATACAATTTGACTTAATTCTCAACAGGCTCCGCTTGCTTCGAATCAGTCAATTCAAACGTTAGAAAATTTTGCGGACAGGATTACCGGATAGTCAGACAAAAACCTCTCCAAAATTAAGCACGCGCGGGTGGTTACTTGTTTGCCATTAACCTCGTTTTTTCGAATAGTAACGGCGCCGCTTCTGGTTGCTATTGTTTCCGCTGCCCGTACCCGGTTTTTTTGACCCGGGTTGTCGCTGCGGCTTTTGCTGCTTCGCTGAACTTTTAGGCGTATCCTCAACGAAGTAATCAAGAAACGGGTGTACCGCCACTACAGGGATTTTCTGCTTGATCAGCTTTTGGATGTCGCGCAAGTAGGCCCTTTCCTCCACATCACAAAAGGACATGGCAATCCCGCTGGCACTCGCCCGGCCCGTCCGGCCGATGCGGTGGACGTAG
This genomic stretch from candidate division KSB1 bacterium harbors:
- the sixA gene encoding phosphohistidine phosphatase SixA is translated as MVTVYFVQHGIAHPKDVDEKRALSEAGSSEVCKVVAYLKNHEVCIVKIFHSGKLRARQTAEIFAQQLGVSTICEIGGMNPNDNASQLIEQIVESNVMYVGHLPNIQNVVSHLVSKSEDNPVVHFQNSAVVCVELENGVGIIKWFITPTMC